One Papaver somniferum cultivar HN1 chromosome 10, ASM357369v1, whole genome shotgun sequence genomic window carries:
- the LOC113319004 gene encoding signal recognition particle 9 kDa protein, with protein sequence MVYISSWDEFAERSIQLFRADPQSTRYVMKYRHCDGKLVLKVADNRECLKFKTDQAQDAKKMEKLNNVFFTLMVRGPDADITEVSGKEQTEAQPTKKGRGRKQ encoded by the exons ATGGTGTACATAAGTTCATGGGACGAATTTGCGGAACGATCTATCCAATTGTTTCGCGCGGATCCTCAATCT ACAAGGTATGTTATGAAATACAGACATTGTGATGGAAAATTGGTTCTCAAAGTTGCTGATAATCGAGAG TGTCTCAAATTCAAGACGGACCAGGCACAGGATGCTAAGAAGATGGAGAAACTAAACAACGTCTTTTTTACTCTAATGGTTCGGGGTCCTGATG CGGATATAACAGAAGTATCCGGAAAAGAGCAAACAGAAGCACAACCAACCAAGAaaggaagaggaagaaaacaaTGA